A section of the Chryseobacterium scophthalmum genome encodes:
- a CDS encoding ligase-associated DNA damage response DEXH box helicase — protein sequence MMEKSISPFKFQIDTWKKFGNGYSGMVVAPTGFGKTYSVFLALISDFLNHPEKYKKGLKMIWITPLRSLSKDIAKAMQEAIDEIGLDWLVGVRNGDTDPKVRQQQVKNMPEILVATPESLHLLLGQKNHQRFFQNLQSIVIDEWHELLGSKRGVIVELGISQLRKYVPKLKIWGITATIGNLDEAMEVLIPYDIKKTKITAKQHKKIDIISVFPDEVEILPWAGHLGHKLADKVVPIILESKSTIVFTNTRSQSEMWYQLLLDAYPDFAGQIAIHHSSIDAHLRIWIEENLSSGKLKAVVSTSSLDLGIDFKPVDTVIQIGSAKGVARFLQRAGRSGHSPFETSKIYCVPTHSLELIEVSALKEAVKQNVIEPREPQVLCFDVLVQFLMTLAIGDGFYPEETYERIKQVYTFQEIRDEEWKEIIDFLTIGGSALKNYEEYHKVVIMEDGLHKVISRKIAMLHRMNMGAIVSDAMLKVKFISGGYIGMVEEYFISRLKKEEKFILAGRVLEVAMVKDMTVFVRASKGKAMAPSYLGGRLPLSSNLGRFLREKLSGALNPKASEKELKFLHPLLINQEERSHIPKEDEFLVEMIKNREGYHLFMYPFEGRLVHEVMAALIAYRISKLAPISFSMAMNDYGFELFSDKEIPLNEDNLEKILNRENLMIDVISSINSAEMARRKFRDIAVISGMVVQNFPGQQRSNKALQSSAGLIFKVLEDYDPNHFLVRQAYTEVFNMQLQEQRLVEAFKRIEKSKLILKYSNKFTPLSFPIKVDSLRQTLTSENLDARIQKLIKQSGRNIK from the coding sequence ATGATGGAAAAATCGATTTCGCCATTCAAATTTCAAATTGATACCTGGAAAAAATTCGGAAACGGTTACAGCGGAATGGTAGTTGCACCTACAGGTTTTGGGAAAACCTATTCTGTTTTTTTAGCGTTAATTTCTGATTTTCTAAATCATCCTGAAAAATATAAGAAAGGATTAAAAATGATCTGGATCACACCACTTCGGTCCCTTTCAAAAGATATTGCGAAAGCAATGCAGGAAGCCATTGACGAAATTGGTTTAGATTGGTTGGTTGGGGTAAGAAACGGCGACACAGATCCAAAAGTTCGACAGCAACAGGTTAAAAATATGCCGGAAATTTTAGTGGCAACACCTGAAAGCCTACATCTGCTTCTCGGACAAAAAAATCATCAAAGATTCTTTCAGAATTTACAAAGTATTGTCATTGATGAATGGCATGAGTTATTAGGTTCGAAACGTGGAGTGATTGTTGAATTAGGAATTTCTCAATTGAGAAAATATGTTCCAAAACTGAAAATTTGGGGGATTACTGCAACAATTGGAAACCTTGATGAAGCAATGGAAGTTTTGATTCCTTACGATATAAAGAAGACAAAAATCACGGCGAAACAACATAAAAAGATTGATATTATTTCAGTTTTTCCTGATGAAGTAGAGATTTTACCTTGGGCAGGACATCTTGGTCATAAACTGGCAGATAAAGTGGTTCCGATTATTTTAGAATCTAAATCAACAATTGTTTTTACCAATACCCGAAGTCAGAGTGAAATGTGGTATCAATTATTATTGGATGCTTATCCTGATTTTGCCGGACAAATCGCTATTCATCATAGCTCCATCGATGCACATTTACGAATTTGGATTGAAGAAAATTTAAGTTCAGGAAAATTAAAAGCAGTTGTTTCTACCTCATCTTTAGATCTAGGAATTGATTTTAAACCAGTTGATACCGTGATACAAATCGGTTCTGCAAAAGGTGTTGCAAGGTTTCTGCAACGCGCTGGACGAAGCGGTCACTCCCCTTTTGAAACTTCAAAAATTTATTGTGTTCCTACGCATTCTTTAGAGTTAATCGAAGTTTCTGCTTTGAAAGAAGCCGTTAAACAAAATGTAATTGAACCTCGTGAACCGCAGGTTTTATGTTTTGATGTTTTGGTTCAGTTTCTAATGACTTTAGCAATTGGTGACGGGTTTTATCCTGAAGAAACATACGAAAGAATTAAACAGGTTTATACTTTTCAGGAAATCAGGGATGAAGAATGGAAAGAAATTATTGATTTTTTAACGATTGGCGGAAGCGCGCTAAAAAACTATGAAGAATACCATAAAGTTGTAATAATGGAAGATGGTTTGCACAAAGTCATTTCGAGAAAAATTGCGATGCTTCACAGAATGAATATGGGTGCAATTGTAAGTGATGCCATGCTGAAAGTGAAATTTATTTCCGGCGGATATATCGGAATGGTTGAAGAATATTTTATTTCAAGGCTGAAAAAAGAAGAAAAATTTATTTTGGCTGGAAGAGTTCTGGAAGTGGCGATGGTAAAAGATATGACTGTTTTTGTACGTGCTTCCAAAGGAAAAGCAATGGCTCCAAGTTATCTTGGCGGAAGATTGCCTTTAAGTTCAAATTTAGGACGATTTTTAAGAGAAAAATTATCCGGTGCATTAAATCCAAAAGCATCGGAAAAAGAACTGAAATTTTTACATCCCTTATTAATCAATCAGGAAGAGCGGTCACATATTCCGAAAGAAGATGAATTTTTGGTCGAAATGATTAAAAACCGGGAAGGTTATCATTTATTTATGTATCCTTTTGAAGGTCGTTTGGTTCACGAAGTGATGGCTGCGCTGATTGCTTATCGAATTTCAAAATTGGCTCCTATTTCCTTTTCTATGGCAATGAATGATTATGGTTTTGAATTATTCAGCGACAAAGAAATCCCTTTAAATGAAGATAATCTGGAGAAAATTTTAAACAGAGAAAATTTGATGATTGATGTAATTTCGAGCATTAATTCGGCAGAAATGGCGAGAAGAAAATTCAGAGATATTGCGGTAATTTCCGGAATGGTTGTACAGAATTTTCCGGGACAACAACGGTCGAATAAAGCTTTACAAAGTTCGGCTGGATTGATTTTTAAAGTATTGGAAGATTATGATCCGAATCATTTTCTTGTGAGACAGGCATATACCGAAGTTTTTAATATGCAATTACAGGAGCAACGATTGGTAGAAGCTTTTAAACGAATCGAAAAATCTAAGCTTATTTTAAAATATTCAAATAAATTTACACCTTTGAGTTTCCCAATAAAAGTTGACAGTTTACGACAGACTTTAACAAGTGAAAATCTGGATGCGAGAATTCAGAAACTGATTAAACAATCGGGAAGAAATATAAAGTGA
- the pdeM gene encoding ligase-associated DNA damage response endonuclease PdeM, with amino-acid sequence MKITTKNITTQNEIFTLTNQRALFWGKEKALIFSDLHVGKTAHFRKNGIALANQIMKNDLERLSILIEYFQPEKFIIVGDLLHAGDNSDVDQFCEWKNQYPKIKFCLVKGNHDRISKTLEKKLCLDFKNSSLEINDILFVHDFDKSNSKFQITGHIHPGFVINSMIKKIKLPCFVITENQLLLPAFSEFTGLDTKNLPKKGRFYVFTDAEIYEI; translated from the coding sequence ATGAAGATAACGACAAAAAATATAACCACTCAAAACGAAATTTTTACGTTGACCAATCAGCGTGCGCTTTTTTGGGGAAAAGAAAAAGCGTTGATCTTTTCAGATCTGCATGTTGGTAAAACCGCACATTTTCGTAAAAACGGAATTGCTTTAGCCAACCAGATTATGAAAAATGATTTGGAAAGATTGTCAATTTTAATTGAATATTTTCAACCCGAAAAATTTATTATTGTTGGGGATTTGCTTCATGCCGGAGATAATTCTGATGTTGATCAATTTTGTGAATGGAAGAATCAATATCCAAAAATTAAATTCTGTTTAGTAAAGGGTAATCACGACAGGATTTCAAAAACTTTAGAGAAGAAGCTTTGTCTGGATTTTAAAAATAGTTCATTAGAAATCAATGATATTTTATTTGTTCACGATTTCGATAAATCAAATTCAAAATTTCAGATTACGGGACATATTCATCCCGGTTTTGTCATCAATTCTATGATTAAAAAAATAAAACTACCCTGTTTTGTAATAACAGAAAACCAATTGTTGCTTCCTGCTTTCAGCGAGTTTACAGGATTAGATACAAAAAATCTTCCTAAAAAAGGAAGATTCTATGTTTTTACAGATGCGGAAATTTACGAGATATAA
- a CDS encoding LuxR C-terminal-related transcriptional regulator: MNRNRENTQDFNAEQYNAKILLDEEIIRLAKQNSPRLLSKFKSAYPEFFVNLATVNSNMQNSEIIFCIYLKLGLSTKEIATYTFVTPKAIQNRKNRLRKKLKISSDTDIYKWFDQL; this comes from the coding sequence ATGAATAGAAATAGAGAAAACACCCAAGACTTTAATGCAGAACAATACAATGCAAAAATTTTGCTTGATGAGGAAATCATCAGACTTGCCAAACAAAATTCACCGCGCCTTTTAAGTAAATTTAAATCTGCATACCCCGAGTTTTTTGTAAACTTAGCTACCGTTAATTCAAATATGCAAAATTCTGAAATTATTTTTTGTATTTATCTCAAGTTGGGATTGAGTACTAAAGAAATTGCAACTTATACATTTGTAACTCCAAAAGCCATTCAGAATAGAAAAAACAGATTAAGGAAAAAGCTTAAAATATCTTCAGATACCGATATTTACAAATGGTTTGATCAGCTTTAA
- a CDS encoding Crp/Fnr family transcriptional regulator has product MFPNIMMNFLDTINPNNMINEDKLFSFGADLKTYNPDDLLFSEGEVPSYFFLISKGKVKLNNFNEGGKEFIQGILSQGHSVGLSSLFTEKNYPVNAVVVEESEVIRLPKAQYLQFLQQHPEDYFKNIQFLSEHMHYKFLMMQSMAFQKPAQKLLTLMNYLKDHHHDQSQYALQILLTRQQLASLTGLSVETVIRVIKNMEKEEILKIKNRKIFY; this is encoded by the coding sequence ATGTTTCCGAACATAATGATGAATTTTTTAGATACAATTAATCCCAATAATATGATAAATGAAGATAAATTATTTTCTTTTGGAGCAGATTTAAAAACTTACAATCCTGATGATCTTTTATTTTCTGAAGGTGAGGTTCCAAGCTACTTTTTCCTGATTTCCAAAGGAAAAGTGAAATTAAATAATTTTAATGAAGGAGGTAAAGAATTTATTCAAGGAATACTCTCACAAGGTCACAGTGTAGGTCTTTCTTCACTTTTTACAGAAAAAAACTATCCGGTAAATGCTGTTGTTGTAGAAGAATCTGAAGTGATAAGACTTCCTAAAGCACAATATCTACAGTTTTTGCAGCAACATCCTGAAGATTATTTCAAAAATATACAGTTCCTTTCTGAGCATATGCATTACAAGTTTTTGATGATGCAGAGTATGGCTTTTCAAAAACCTGCCCAAAAATTGTTAACCTTGATGAATTATCTTAAAGATCATCATCACGACCAGTCGCAATATGCTCTTCAGATTCTTTTAACCAGACAGCAGCTCGCTTCTCTTACCGGATTAAGCGTAGAAACTGTAATCAGGGTAATAAAAAACATGGAGAAAGAAGAAATTTTAAAAATCAAAAACAGAAAGATCTTTTATTAA
- a CDS encoding CinA family protein yields the protein MEFQQNLLNYISESLIATNETISIAESVTSGLFQLAFSQMPNASMFYKGGITAYTLDQKVKLLNVDYDEGNSCDCVSEEIAETMALSVAKLFDTDWSIAVTGYANPMRSSTYKIFSYYSFAYKGEIILSKKLELHPKTQALGAQQYYTEFILGCFKSEINKLLILK from the coding sequence ATGGAATTTCAACAAAACTTACTCAATTATATCAGCGAATCATTAATTGCTACCAATGAAACGATTTCTATTGCTGAAAGTGTAACTTCAGGGCTTTTTCAGCTCGCCTTTTCACAAATGCCCAATGCATCAATGTTTTATAAAGGTGGAATAACCGCTTATACTTTAGATCAAAAAGTTAAACTTCTCAATGTAGATTATGATGAAGGAAACTCATGCGACTGTGTTTCTGAGGAAATTGCAGAAACAATGGCTCTCAGTGTAGCAAAACTATTCGATACCGATTGGTCTATTGCAGTTACAGGTTACGCCAACCCAATGAGAAGCTCAACTTACAAAATATTTTCATATTATTCTTTTGCTTATAAAGGTGAAATTATCTTATCTAAAAAACTGGAGCTTCATCCTAAAACACAGGCTTTAGGAGCACAACAATATTATACAGAATTTATTTTGGGATGCTTTAAAAGTGAGATTAATAAACTTTTAATTTTAAAATAA
- a CDS encoding Crp/Fnr family transcriptional regulator: protein MKTISCMKIDEQLLKSYSAETKIYKEKELIFREGDLPNFYYQIIEGAVKVNNFNDEGKEFIHNILGKGQSFGDAHLFIEKKYTVNSYALKPTTLIILPRKNFINLVKEHPHVSLEINACLSHRLYFKMKMIHDMVSLQPSARILGLFSYLKSYTDCEDQHSFNIKLTRQQIADLTGLRVETIIRTIKKMEKDNLLKIEDRKIYY, encoded by the coding sequence ATGAAAACAATAAGTTGCATGAAGATTGACGAGCAATTGCTGAAATCTTACAGTGCTGAAACTAAAATTTACAAAGAAAAAGAACTTATTTTCAGAGAAGGCGATTTGCCGAATTTTTATTATCAGATTATAGAAGGTGCCGTAAAGGTTAATAATTTTAATGATGAAGGGAAAGAATTCATCCATAATATTTTAGGAAAAGGGCAAAGTTTTGGAGATGCGCATTTATTTATAGAAAAAAAATATACTGTGAATTCTTATGCTCTAAAGCCTACAACACTCATCATATTGCCAAGAAAGAATTTTATTAATTTGGTAAAAGAGCATCCTCATGTTTCTTTGGAAATAAATGCATGTTTATCGCACCGTCTTTATTTCAAAATGAAAATGATTCATGACATGGTCTCACTACAGCCTTCCGCAAGAATTCTTGGTCTTTTCAGTTACCTTAAAAGCTATACCGATTGTGAAGATCAACATTCGTTTAATATAAAACTTACAAGACAGCAGATTGCCGACCTTACTGGTTTACGTGTAGAAACTATCATCAGAACCATCAAAAAAATGGAAAAAGATAATCTGCTGAAAATAGAAGACCGTAAAATATATTATTAA
- a CDS encoding Crp/Fnr family transcriptional regulator, which yields MVIHQKILESAGAISKNYLPKENIFTEGESAQYYFQIVSGSVKMNNYDESGKEHIQNRLEAGECLGESFLFIDHQYPMNAVAINSCEVLSLKKSLFISLMQKNPKMCFEINKNLSKKLHFK from the coding sequence ATGGTTATCCACCAAAAAATCCTGGAATCTGCAGGAGCTATCAGTAAAAACTATCTACCTAAAGAAAATATTTTCACAGAAGGTGAGTCTGCTCAATATTATTTCCAGATTGTTTCCGGAAGTGTAAAAATGAATAATTATGATGAATCTGGTAAAGAACATATTCAAAATCGTTTGGAAGCAGGAGAGTGCCTTGGTGAGTCTTTTCTTTTTATAGATCATCAATATCCTATGAATGCAGTAGCCATCAATTCTTGTGAAGTTTTGAGTTTAAAAAAAAGTTTATTTATCAGCTTAATGCAGAAAAATCCGAAAATGTGTTTTGAAATAAATAAAAATCTTTCTAAAAAGCTCCATTTTAAATAA
- a CDS encoding pyridoxamine 5'-phosphate oxidase family protein has product MSTENLNNAEAVKKIKELSERAKICMFCTNLESLPINTRPMGLQETDESGNLWFISSEASNKNFEIKDDKRVQLLFMNNSDSEYLSIFGDAVIYKDRSTIEEKWSAMANAWFDGKDDPNVSIIRVTPKDTYYWDTKAGKLVSLLSFVAAAVTGNKTDNSDGVEGNARV; this is encoded by the coding sequence ATGTCAACAGAAAATTTGAATAACGCAGAAGCGGTAAAAAAAATTAAAGAACTTTCAGAAAGAGCAAAAATTTGTATGTTCTGCACCAATCTCGAAAGTTTACCAATCAATACCCGACCAATGGGACTTCAGGAAACTGATGAAAGTGGAAATCTTTGGTTTATCAGCAGTGAAGCCAGCAACAAAAATTTTGAAATAAAAGATGACAAAAGAGTACAACTTTTATTTATGAATAACTCAGATTCAGAATATCTTTCTATATTTGGTGACGCTGTCATTTATAAAGACAGATCAACCATTGAAGAAAAATGGTCTGCAATGGCAAATGCTTGGTTTGACGGAAAAGACGATCCTAATGTTTCGATTATCCGTGTAACGCCGAAAGATACTTATTATTGGGACACCAAAGCTGGAAAACTTGTAAGTCTTCTAAGTTTTGTAGCTGCCGCAGTTACCGGAAATAAAACCGATAATTCTGACGGTGTAGAAGGGAACGCTAGAGTTTAA
- a CDS encoding Crp/Fnr family transcriptional regulator translates to MSNINEYLAKVFEVPAEKVNLCSIQYEMKKVGKHEMLLQEGEVCRNTFFVEKGLLRMYSIDKNGKEHVIQFAPENWLIGDRSSLYFNEKSRYYIEAVEDSEVLFLQPDFFSKLLEEFPNTIEKNDLIIQKHVKSLQDRINSLLGETAEERYLKFIKMYPDLLLRVPQWMIASYLGITPESLSRVRKELAKKNFVTDK, encoded by the coding sequence ATGAGTAATATAAACGAATATTTAGCAAAAGTTTTTGAGGTTCCTGCTGAAAAAGTAAATTTATGCAGCATTCAGTATGAAATGAAAAAAGTAGGGAAACACGAAATGCTTTTGCAGGAAGGCGAAGTGTGCCGAAATACTTTTTTTGTTGAAAAGGGGCTTTTAAGAATGTATTCTATTGATAAAAACGGAAAAGAACACGTTATACAGTTTGCACCTGAAAACTGGCTGATTGGCGACCGAAGCAGTCTTTATTTTAACGAAAAATCCCGTTACTATATTGAAGCTGTTGAAGATTCTGAAGTATTATTTTTGCAACCGGATTTTTTTAGTAAACTTTTGGAAGAATTCCCGAATACGATTGAAAAAAATGATCTGATTATTCAGAAGCATGTAAAAAGCTTGCAGGACAGAATCAATTCTTTGTTAGGAGAAACGGCGGAAGAACGCTATTTAAAATTCATCAAAATGTATCCGGATCTTTTACTTAGAGTTCCGCAATGGATGATTGCTTCTTATCTGGGAATTACTCCTGAAAGCTTAAGCCGTGTGAGAAAAGAACTGGCAAAAAAGAATTTTGTTACCGATAAATAA
- the ytxJ gene encoding bacillithiol system redox-active protein YtxJ, with protein sequence MSFLDKIFGGKQEQGETKSFWKTIKSEEDLEKAIKQSYENRVAIFKHSTSCFISKTVLKNFEKEIENSDEQNVSFYFLDLLAFRPISNKIAEDFGIRHESPQLIVFENGKAINNASHQDISLSQIL encoded by the coding sequence ATGAGTTTTTTAGATAAAATATTTGGCGGAAAACAGGAACAGGGAGAAACAAAATCTTTCTGGAAAACAATAAAGTCTGAAGAAGATTTAGAAAAAGCAATCAAACAGTCTTATGAAAATAGAGTAGCCATTTTCAAACATTCTACAAGCTGTTTTATAAGCAAAACGGTTTTGAAGAATTTTGAAAAAGAAATTGAAAATTCAGACGAACAAAATGTAAGTTTTTATTTTCTTGATCTTTTGGCTTTCAGACCAATTTCCAATAAAATTGCTGAAGATTTCGGGATTCGTCACGAAAGCCCGCAATTGATTGTTTTTGAAAACGGAAAAGCCATCAATAATGCATCACATCAGGATATTTCTTTAAGCCAGATTTTATGA
- a CDS encoding YfiT family bacillithiol transferase: MDILEQKRFPIGRFEAPENICDITLTEYIKIIKNFPDKLKNLIEDFNEDQLDTQYREGGWTVRQLVNHIADSHMNSLIRLKLALTEENPTIKPYDEAKFAELQDSVNMPIKPAMRIIKGTHQRWTVLLKAMTNKQFERTFHHPEHNESYNLRVYLANYVWHCNHHFAHIENLKKEKNW; this comes from the coding sequence ATGGACATTTTAGAACAGAAAAGATTTCCGATAGGTCGCTTTGAAGCTCCTGAAAATATCTGCGACATAACACTCACAGAATATATTAAAATCATCAAAAATTTTCCAGACAAATTAAAAAATCTGATTGAAGATTTTAATGAAGATCAATTAGATACACAATACCGAGAAGGCGGCTGGACAGTGAGACAGCTTGTGAATCACATTGCAGACAGTCACATGAACAGTCTTATTCGTTTAAAATTGGCGCTTACAGAAGAAAATCCCACGATAAAACCTTACGACGAGGCAAAATTTGCAGAGCTTCAAGATAGCGTAAATATGCCGATAAAACCTGCGATGAGAATTATAAAAGGAACTCATCAAAGATGGACTGTTTTATTAAAAGCAATGACCAATAAACAGTTTGAAAGAACTTTTCATCACCCTGAACATAACGAAAGTTATAATCTGAGAGTTTACCTTGCGAATTATGTATGGCATTGCAATCATCATTTTGCACATATTGAGAATCTGAAGAAAGAGAAAAACTGGTAG
- a CDS encoding DEAD/DEAH box helicase yields the protein MSFESLGLSHNIIHSVKKLGYLKPFPIQEQAVPVILKGKDLMGIAQTGSGKTACFVMPILEKLQNTEVKKDRNVQVLILVPTRELAIQIDEVFRAFTDNLKREVRTMAVYGGVSINPQMKGMFGVEVLIATPGRLLDLIDHKALSISQIKHLVIDEADKMFQLGFGEEMNKLFAMMPVAKQTTLFSATLNDKVAEMKERLSINPTIIEIKKEEVEIDNIEQLAYHVSPENKGPFLRYLIKEKKVEKALIFVSSTKSADNLVEKLKKNKIKAVAIHSQKSQGARRNNLEEFKVNGAQILVATDLIGRGIHIESLPCVINYELPRSPLDYIHRIGRTGRAGEKGTAISILTDDELQHFRVIQKKMGRKVTLQRTEDINLHGY from the coding sequence ATGTCATTCGAATCTTTAGGTCTATCACACAATATTATTCATTCTGTTAAAAAATTGGGTTATCTGAAGCCTTTTCCAATTCAGGAGCAAGCAGTACCGGTTATTTTAAAAGGAAAAGATTTGATGGGAATTGCACAGACGGGTTCCGGAAAAACGGCTTGTTTTGTAATGCCAATTTTAGAAAAGCTACAAAATACAGAAGTTAAAAAAGATCGCAATGTACAGGTTTTAATATTGGTTCCTACAAGAGAATTGGCCATTCAGATCGATGAGGTTTTCAGAGCGTTTACAGACAATTTGAAACGTGAGGTCCGTACAATGGCTGTTTATGGCGGTGTTTCTATCAATCCACAGATGAAGGGAATGTTTGGTGTAGAAGTTCTAATTGCAACACCCGGTCGTTTATTGGATTTAATTGATCATAAGGCATTAAGCATTTCCCAAATAAAGCATTTAGTGATTGATGAGGCAGATAAGATGTTTCAGTTAGGTTTTGGTGAAGAGATGAACAAGCTTTTTGCTATGATGCCGGTTGCAAAACAAACGACTTTATTTTCTGCGACTTTAAATGATAAAGTTGCTGAGATGAAAGAACGCTTATCAATCAATCCTACGATTATTGAAATTAAAAAAGAGGAAGTTGAGATTGATAATATTGAACAATTAGCGTATCATGTTTCTCCTGAAAATAAAGGTCCGTTCTTACGATATTTAATTAAAGAAAAGAAGGTTGAGAAAGCTTTAATATTTGTTTCTTCTACAAAATCTGCAGATAATTTAGTTGAGAAACTGAAAAAAAATAAAATAAAAGCCGTTGCAATCCACAGCCAAAAATCGCAGGGTGCCCGTAGAAATAATCTTGAAGAATTTAAAGTAAACGGAGCTCAAATTTTGGTTGCAACCGATTTGATCGGTCGTGGAATTCACATCGAATCTTTACCTTGTGTGATCAATTACGAATTGCCTCGTTCGCCTTTAGACTACATTCACCGTATTGGTAGAACGGGTCGTGCAGGCGAAAAAGGAACAGCAATTTCAATTTTGACTGATGATGAATTGCAACATTTCAGAGTCATTCAAAAGAAAATGGGAAGAAAAGTTACTTTGCAAAGAACGGAGGATATTAATCTGCATGGTTATTAA
- the pncA gene encoding bifunctional nicotinamidase/pyrazinamidase — MKKALIIVDVQNDFCEGGALAVPGANEVIPYINLLMEENHYDQIVLTQDWHPANHKSFASNNNRKVGESIILNGVPQFMWPDHCVENTFGAEFHKDLNRDKVTHIIQKGKNTEIDAYSGFQDNNHFMKTGLDDFLKYHEIQLVEIVGLALDYCVKFTCLDAANLGYITCLHFNGTRAVNVKPDNGKDAIFEMLQKGVTILG; from the coding sequence ATGAAAAAAGCATTAATAATAGTCGATGTACAAAACGATTTTTGTGAAGGCGGAGCTTTGGCTGTTCCGGGAGCAAATGAAGTAATTCCCTACATCAATCTTTTGATGGAAGAAAATCATTACGATCAGATTGTTCTTACCCAAGATTGGCATCCTGCAAATCACAAAAGTTTTGCAAGCAATAACAATAGAAAAGTGGGCGAAAGTATTATTTTAAACGGTGTTCCGCAGTTTATGTGGCCAGATCATTGTGTGGAAAATACTTTTGGTGCAGAATTTCATAAAGATCTAAACAGAGATAAAGTAACTCATATTATTCAGAAAGGAAAAAATACTGAGATTGATGCTTACAGTGGTTTCCAGGACAACAATCATTTTATGAAAACAGGTTTGGATGATTTCTTGAAATATCATGAAATTCAATTGGTGGAAATTGTAGGTTTAGCATTAGATTATTGTGTGAAATTTACTTGTCTTGATGCAGCTAATCTTGGATATATCACTTGTCTTCACTTCAACGGAACTCGTGCTGTCAATGTAAAACCTGATAACGGAAAAGATGCTATCTTTGAAATGTTGCAGAAAGGAGTGACAATCTTGGGATAA